One genomic region from Shewanella aestuarii encodes:
- a CDS encoding glycosyl transferase, which translates to MADFYQNGIVTTLHNLTQRTHDEMEKDLIKFSQTRPLGLILPSLYSELEGEALPQIINKLKEVPYLSEIVIGLDRADKDQYQQALGFFNQLPQHHRVLWNDGPRLKALDAELSELGLAPQEMGKGRNVWYCMGYILASGKTESVALHDCDIVTYEKSLLARLIYPVANPQFNYEFSKGFYARISEGKINGRVSRLLVTPLIKALQRVVGHNEYLEYMDSFRYPLAGEFSFRRDVLNDLRIPSDWGLEIGVLSEMHRNYAHNRICQVDIADNYDHKHQDLSLDNAEAGLSKMSIDITKAFYRKLATQGETFSTEAFRTLKATYYRIALDYVETYHNDALMNGLTTDIHLEEKAVEMFAQNIVTAGQRFLDNPMETPFMPTWSRVVSAMPDVLERLKAAVEADNAEFN; encoded by the coding sequence ATGGCTGATTTTTATCAAAATGGCATTGTCACCACATTACATAATCTTACCCAACGCACCCATGATGAGATGGAAAAAGACTTAATCAAGTTTTCTCAAACGCGTCCTTTAGGGTTAATTCTGCCATCGCTTTACTCTGAGTTAGAAGGCGAAGCATTACCGCAAATTATCAATAAACTGAAAGAGGTCCCTTATCTAAGTGAAATTGTCATTGGGTTAGACAGAGCTGATAAAGACCAGTATCAACAAGCGTTAGGCTTTTTTAATCAATTGCCACAACATCATCGCGTGCTATGGAATGATGGCCCACGCTTAAAAGCCCTTGATGCAGAGCTTAGCGAATTAGGGTTAGCCCCCCAAGAAATGGGTAAAGGACGTAATGTTTGGTATTGCATGGGGTATATTTTGGCATCGGGTAAAACAGAGTCAGTTGCACTGCATGATTGCGATATCGTTACCTATGAAAAATCATTATTAGCCCGACTGATTTACCCGGTAGCCAATCCACAATTTAATTATGAGTTCAGCAAAGGTTTTTATGCCCGTATATCGGAAGGCAAAATTAACGGTCGTGTATCACGCTTATTAGTTACCCCATTAATTAAAGCCTTGCAACGAGTCGTTGGTCATAATGAATATTTAGAATACATGGACAGTTTTCGTTACCCATTAGCGGGGGAGTTTTCTTTTCGCCGTGACGTACTTAATGACTTGCGTATTCCAAGCGATTGGGGGCTTGAAATTGGCGTCCTCAGTGAGATGCACCGCAATTATGCTCATAATCGCATTTGCCAAGTAGATATTGCTGATAATTATGATCATAAGCATCAAGACTTATCATTAGACAATGCCGAAGCTGGTTTATCAAAAATGTCGATAGATATTACCAAAGCGTTTTATCGCAAGTTGGCCACTCAAGGTGAAACCTTTAGCACCGAGGCATTTCGTACCTTAAAAGCCACTTATTATCGTATCGCTCTCGATTATGTTGAAACCTATCATAATGATGCCTTAATGAATGGCTTAACAACCGATATTCATCTAGAAGAAAAAGCTGTCGAAATGTTTGCTCAAAACATTGTGACCGCAGGGCAGCGCTTTTTAGATAACCCAATGGAAACCCCATTTATGCCAACATGGAGTCGAGTTGTAAGCGCCATGCCAGATGTGCTCGAAAGATTGAAAGCCGCAGTTGAAGCGGATAATGCGGAATTTAACTAG
- the rfaH gene encoding transcription/translation regulatory transformer protein RfaH, whose product MKSWYLLYCKPREELRAQQNLMLQQIESYLPMIKEIKKSKSTSKLVETPLFPNYLFIRFDPNEISVSRIHSTRGASRIVGCKEVMTPIDDRIIAALKIRVNAIEPTSEQPFQKGDRVAFVGGPFAELEAIFEERNADKRCFVLFNIMGQQKRILVDESTITKL is encoded by the coding sequence ATGAAATCTTGGTATCTGCTTTACTGTAAGCCTCGTGAAGAATTGCGAGCTCAGCAAAATTTAATGCTTCAACAAATCGAAAGCTACTTACCAATGATTAAGGAAATTAAAAAATCCAAATCCACTTCTAAATTGGTTGAAACGCCTTTGTTTCCTAATTATCTGTTTATTCGATTTGATCCGAATGAGATAAGTGTTAGTCGTATACATTCAACAAGAGGTGCAAGCAGAATAGTGGGATGCAAGGAGGTTATGACGCCCATTGATGATCGTATTATTGCAGCATTAAAAATTCGAGTAAATGCTATCGAACCGACATCGGAACAGCCATTCCAAAAGGGCGATAGGGTCGCATTTGTTGGTGGGCCCTTTGCAGAGTTGGAGGCAATTTTTGAAGAACGAAATGCTGATAAACGCTGCTTTGTATTATTCAATATTATGGGACAGCAAAAGAGAATTTTAGTAGATGAGTCAACTATCACTAAATTATAA
- a CDS encoding Hsp20 family protein codes for MNSVDLSPLYRSSIGFDRLASLIDSALASDASSSAYPPYNIEVLDESRYAISVAVAGFSQDDLEIQVEKGVLSVKGHRGQSDERTYLYQGIANRSFERKFNLADYVEVTGADLSNGLLTISLVKEVPEAMKPKSIPINQTQKALSHQSQEKEVKNDKAA; via the coding sequence ATGAACTCAGTTGATTTAAGCCCACTATACCGCAGCAGTATTGGTTTCGATCGCTTAGCGTCCTTGATTGACAGCGCGTTAGCATCTGATGCCTCTTCAAGTGCTTATCCACCTTATAATATTGAAGTGCTTGATGAATCCCGTTATGCAATTTCGGTTGCCGTAGCTGGTTTTTCTCAAGATGATCTCGAAATCCAAGTCGAGAAGGGGGTACTCAGTGTGAAAGGGCATCGAGGCCAAAGTGATGAGCGCACTTATCTCTATCAGGGGATAGCCAATCGCAGTTTCGAACGTAAGTTCAATTTAGCGGATTACGTTGAAGTGACTGGCGCGGATTTATCTAATGGTTTATTGACAATCTCTTTGGTTAAAGAGGTGCCAGAAGCCATGAAGCCAAAGTCGATCCCAATTAACCAAACACAAAAGGCTTTATCGCATCAATCACAAGAAAAAGAAGTGAAAAATGATAAAGCCGCTTGA
- the gspG gene encoding type II secretion system major pseudopilin GspG gives MFKILKVKKTKGFTLIELLIVIVILGLLMSLVAPTMFSKVDSSKIKTAQAQMEMLQTSLDTYRLDIGSYPESLSELRTSNKPGWDGPYLPRDVPLDPWGNPYNYSRTTNNGEPFTLFSYGRDGQEGGEGDDADIIHR, from the coding sequence ATGTTTAAAATTTTAAAAGTTAAAAAAACTAAAGGTTTTACATTAATTGAACTATTGATTGTGATTGTGATTTTGGGGCTATTAATGTCGCTCGTCGCGCCAACAATGTTTTCTAAAGTCGATTCATCTAAAATTAAGACTGCTCAAGCACAGATGGAAATGTTACAAACATCGCTTGATACTTATCGTTTAGATATTGGTTCATATCCAGAGAGTCTATCTGAGCTGAGAACATCTAATAAGCCTGGTTGGGATGGACCATATTTACCAAGAGATGTGCCTTTAGACCCTTGGGGTAATCCATACAATTATTCTCGTACAACGAATAATGGTGAGCCGTTTACTTTGTTTTCATATGGCCGTGATGGTCAAGAAGGCGGTGAAGGCGATGATGCGGATATTATCCATCGATGA
- the galU gene encoding UTP--glucose-1-phosphate uridylyltransferase GalU, with amino-acid sequence MKVVIPVAGLGTRMLPATKAIPKEMLPIVDKPLIQYIVNECVLAGAKEIVLVTHASKNAIENHFDKSYELESQLEKRVKRQLLEEVQSICPKDVTIMHVRQGEAKGLGHAVLCAKPCIGNNPFAVVLPDVILDEFTANQKTENLAAMIKRYKETQASQIMVAPVPESDVNKYGIADCNGVDIAPGESAKINAMIEKPAVDEAPSNLAVVGRYVLSEKIWPLLAKTPAGAGDEIQLTDAIDMLIERDTVEAFNMTGKSHDCGDKLGYMTAFVEYGLRNEKLGKAFAQKIKALV; translated from the coding sequence ATGAAAGTTGTTATCCCTGTTGCAGGTCTAGGAACGCGTATGCTACCTGCAACCAAGGCTATCCCGAAAGAGATGTTGCCAATTGTTGATAAACCACTCATTCAGTATATTGTCAATGAATGCGTTTTGGCCGGAGCGAAAGAAATCGTGTTAGTTACTCATGCTAGTAAAAATGCGATCGAAAACCACTTTGATAAATCATATGAATTAGAATCTCAACTAGAAAAACGTGTTAAACGTCAGCTATTGGAAGAGGTACAATCCATTTGCCCTAAAGATGTGACGATTATGCATGTTCGTCAAGGTGAAGCAAAAGGTCTTGGACATGCAGTGCTTTGTGCAAAACCATGTATCGGAAATAACCCATTTGCAGTTGTGTTGCCTGATGTCATTTTAGATGAATTTACAGCCAATCAAAAAACAGAAAACCTTGCAGCTATGATAAAGCGCTATAAGGAAACGCAAGCAAGCCAAATTATGGTTGCGCCGGTTCCTGAAAGTGATGTCAACAAGTATGGTATTGCTGATTGTAATGGCGTGGATATTGCCCCAGGTGAATCAGCAAAAATTAATGCCATGATCGAAAAGCCTGCTGTTGATGAAGCACCTTCCAACTTAGCCGTAGTTGGCCGTTATGTACTATCTGAAAAAATTTGGCCGTTATTGGCAAAAACGCCTGCTGGCGCCGGTGATGAAATACAGCTAACGGATGCGATTGATATGTTAATCGAGCGCGATACCGTAGAAGCGTTCAATATGACAGGAAAATCACATGATTGTGGTGATAAGTTAGGTTATATGACTGCTTTTGTAGAGTATGGTCTTCGTAATGAAAAGCTTGGCAAAGCATTTGCGCAAAAGATTAAAGCATTAGTCTAA
- a CDS encoding GspE/PulE family protein translates to MSRLNELLKQAKVSEADIEKATVYQKKYGGRLEQLLVNMGALSEDSVVDIYSQLLNIKICAADEIDAAILKTEKFNCDSEFLEAKKWFIYSDEPQLSFVTATPYDLEVRQYLQKQNFEYSVLLTHNSEIQTLSNRIDISMSHSMDDLNELTDIEEDKLRELASEAPVVNLLNSLITRAVKAGASDMHLEPWQGRYRARFRIDGVLHEVESISSRLQLPLVSRLKILSGMDIAEKRRPQDGKIEMRIANSDLDIRVSALPLNESESIVLRFLRKDSVTYDMSVLGLSEDIQSYIREDLLNTAGVILLTGPTGSGKTTSLYTFLNELNTPEVKIITLEDPVEYQLDGINQVQVKPEIGFDFSAGIRSIVRQDPDIIMVGEIRDQETARIAMQSSLTGHLVFSTVHTNDAPSAYTRLMDLGVEEFLLNAAIVSIVAQRLARKLCVHCARPHSNAPALIEKYNLKKIAQQSGVEKINLFESVGCDKCSGSGYKGRTAVIEYLRCDDELKAIPKDTQFVLKAKEHNRKLGRRTLMEDGLYKAIIGISTVEEVIRVAG, encoded by the coding sequence ATGAGCAGATTGAATGAGCTATTAAAACAGGCAAAAGTCTCAGAAGCTGATATTGAAAAAGCTACTGTTTACCAGAAAAAATATGGTGGACGATTAGAGCAGTTACTTGTCAATATGGGAGCATTATCTGAGGATTCTGTTGTCGATATTTACTCTCAGTTATTGAATATTAAGATATGTGCTGCTGATGAGATAGACGCGGCTATTTTAAAAACGGAAAAGTTCAATTGCGACAGTGAATTTTTAGAAGCTAAAAAATGGTTTATCTATAGTGATGAGCCTCAATTGTCATTTGTTACAGCGACTCCGTATGATTTAGAAGTTAGGCAGTATCTACAAAAGCAGAACTTTGAATACAGTGTATTGCTTACTCATAATTCAGAGATCCAGACGTTAAGTAATCGCATTGATATATCAATGAGTCATTCAATGGATGATTTGAATGAACTTACGGATATTGAAGAAGATAAACTTCGAGAGCTTGCCAGTGAAGCGCCGGTTGTAAACCTACTGAACTCACTCATTACGCGTGCAGTAAAGGCTGGTGCCTCTGATATGCATCTAGAACCTTGGCAGGGCAGATACCGAGCACGTTTTCGAATAGATGGTGTTCTACATGAAGTCGAATCAATTTCAAGTCGATTACAATTACCCTTAGTGTCTAGATTGAAAATCCTTTCTGGTATGGATATTGCCGAGAAGCGTCGTCCGCAAGACGGTAAAATTGAGATGCGAATAGCAAATTCGGATCTTGATATACGTGTTTCTGCATTACCGCTAAATGAGTCAGAAAGTATTGTGCTGCGCTTCCTTAGAAAAGACTCGGTTACATATGACATGTCCGTATTAGGATTGTCTGAAGATATCCAATCTTATATTCGAGAAGATCTATTAAATACCGCCGGTGTTATTTTATTAACAGGACCAACCGGTAGTGGTAAAACTACAAGTCTATATACTTTCTTGAATGAGTTGAATACGCCTGAAGTTAAGATCATAACCTTGGAAGATCCTGTGGAATACCAACTCGATGGGATTAACCAGGTTCAAGTTAAACCTGAAATCGGCTTTGATTTCTCTGCAGGTATTCGTAGTATTGTAAGGCAAGATCCAGACATCATTATGGTTGGTGAAATTCGAGATCAAGAAACTGCGCGTATTGCGATGCAATCTTCTTTAACAGGGCATTTAGTATTCAGTACGGTTCATACAAATGATGCACCAAGTGCCTACACTCGTTTAATGGACTTAGGTGTTGAAGAGTTTCTACTGAATGCGGCAATTGTATCTATTGTCGCTCAACGACTTGCGAGAAAACTTTGCGTTCACTGTGCAAGACCACATAGCAATGCCCCAGCCCTTATTGAAAAATATAATCTTAAGAAAATTGCACAACAATCCGGTGTTGAGAAGATCAATCTTTTTGAATCTGTCGGTTGTGACAAGTGTTCTGGCAGTGGATATAAGGGGCGAACTGCCGTCATCGAGTACTTACGTTGTGATGATGAACTCAAAGCTATCCCAAAAGATACGCAGTTTGTATTAAAAGCCAAAGAGCATAATCGTAAGCTAGGAAGAAGAACCTTAATGGAAGATGGTTTATACAAAGCAATTATTGGCATTTCAACCGTTGAAGAAGTCATAAGGGTAGCAGGTTAA
- the glmM gene encoding phosphoglucosamine mutase has product MTRKYFGTDGVRGKVGIFPITPDFAMKLGWAAGKVLASVGTKEVLIGKDTRSSGYMFESAIEAGLSAAGINVALIGPMPTPAVAYLASTFRADAGVVISASHNPFYDNGIKFFSNSGTKLNDEQEQQIETLLDQALNHNAMECVSSELLGKVRRINDAAGRYVEYCKGTFPKHLSLAGLKIVVDSANGAAYQVAPNVYRELGAEVISINDSPNGTNINDHCGATHLDSLQTAVMVHEAHLGIALDGDADRVMFVDHHGHIVDGDEILFILAQAAHAKGEMQGGVVGTLMSNLGLELALKKMDIPFIRAKVGDRYVVEQLKSTGWMLGGEGSGHILDMNHATTGDGIVASLQVLKAVIESGQTLAEVKSGMTKLPQVLLNIRLTADSADEIIASDAVKQAVLEAEAILADNGRVLLRKSGTEPLIRIMVESIEPEMSQAQAEYIANAVRGYS; this is encoded by the coding sequence ATGACACGTAAGTATTTTGGTACTGATGGCGTACGCGGCAAAGTGGGGATATTCCCTATCACGCCGGATTTTGCGATGAAACTGGGTTGGGCTGCGGGTAAAGTATTGGCATCTGTGGGCACTAAAGAAGTGCTAATTGGAAAAGATACGCGCAGCAGTGGCTATATGTTTGAATCAGCTATCGAAGCAGGCTTGTCGGCAGCGGGAATAAATGTAGCACTTATTGGTCCAATGCCTACTCCCGCGGTAGCCTATCTTGCTTCTACATTTAGAGCTGATGCGGGTGTCGTGATTAGCGCATCACATAATCCTTTTTACGATAACGGGATCAAGTTTTTCTCTAATTCAGGGACTAAACTGAACGATGAGCAAGAACAACAAATTGAAACATTATTAGACCAAGCACTCAACCATAATGCTATGGAATGCGTGTCTTCGGAATTACTGGGTAAAGTGCGTCGTATTAACGATGCAGCTGGTCGTTATGTCGAATATTGTAAAGGCACTTTCCCTAAGCACTTATCACTTGCAGGCTTAAAAATTGTGGTAGACAGTGCAAATGGCGCTGCTTACCAAGTTGCCCCTAATGTTTATCGTGAGCTTGGCGCAGAAGTCATTAGTATTAATGATTCACCGAATGGCACTAACATTAATGACCACTGTGGTGCGACGCATTTAGATAGCTTACAAACGGCGGTAATGGTACACGAAGCACATCTTGGTATTGCTCTTGATGGTGATGCTGATCGGGTTATGTTTGTTGATCATCATGGTCATATCGTTGATGGTGACGAAATTTTATTTATTTTGGCACAAGCGGCTCACGCCAAAGGCGAAATGCAAGGTGGAGTTGTGGGCACATTAATGTCTAACTTAGGTTTAGAGTTAGCTTTAAAGAAAATGGATATTCCCTTTATTCGTGCGAAAGTGGGTGATCGCTATGTGGTTGAACAACTTAAATCCACTGGCTGGATGTTAGGTGGTGAGGGCTCTGGTCATATTCTTGATATGAACCATGCAACGACTGGTGATGGTATTGTAGCATCACTTCAGGTTCTCAAGGCTGTGATTGAGTCTGGTCAAACACTTGCTGAAGTTAAATCTGGCATGACCAAGCTGCCTCAAGTGTTACTCAATATTCGCTTAACCGCAGATAGTGCCGATGAAATTATTGCTTCGGATGCAGTTAAACAAGCCGTCTTAGAAGCTGAAGCGATTTTAGCTGACAATGGTCGCGTTTTACTGCGTAAATCGGGTACTGAACCACTTATTCGTATAATGGTTGAATCAATAGAACCAGAGATGTCGCAAGCACAAGCCGAATATATCGCAAATGCCGTACGTGGCTACAGTTAA
- a CDS encoding type II secretion system F family protein produces the protein MASYTYIAYDSHGAKINGELDADNLEKAKRLLIAQKLKPISISEKKSTNTGISLNKRSVNLDDLEFVTSELALLLKSGVRIDRAIGLLAKNKSRGALSVLLTQMHTDIKRGEGIAAVCSKHPKIFDNLYVSMVKLGEASGTLDRVFAKLSEDLRFRRDLKRSLIQALTYPSVILVVCVSCILFVFNYIVPQMSGLFEGMKNLPFYTQLLLDVSDWVQNYQIYVGIALIGFIAFLYYQRESDKAKFDHLIAKAPLVKKVVVMVERIRFNAAMSMMMNAGISVDKAIELATESVGHSEIRSGLQSAGNAIRKGSGLTESLSKSVIYPDFYVSLLEVGEESGQLSPVFDEIAERSRDDFQSWATKFTSLLEPLLILVMGGIVGGVVVVMLLSIVSVNDISF, from the coding sequence ATGGCGTCTTACACATATATCGCGTATGACTCTCATGGAGCAAAAATTAATGGCGAGTTAGATGCTGATAATCTTGAAAAAGCAAAACGGTTGTTAATTGCACAAAAGCTTAAGCCAATATCTATTAGTGAGAAGAAGTCGACCAATACTGGGATCTCATTAAATAAGCGCTCTGTAAACCTTGACGATCTGGAGTTTGTCACTTCTGAGTTGGCGCTACTTTTAAAAAGTGGAGTGAGAATTGATAGGGCGATAGGGCTTTTAGCTAAGAATAAGAGCCGTGGAGCCTTATCTGTTCTGCTAACGCAAATGCATACAGATATAAAGCGTGGTGAAGGAATTGCTGCTGTTTGTAGTAAGCACCCTAAAATTTTTGATAATTTGTATGTCAGTATGGTGAAGCTGGGCGAAGCAAGTGGTACCTTGGATCGGGTTTTTGCAAAGTTGTCTGAAGATTTACGTTTCAGGCGGGATCTCAAACGTAGCCTTATTCAAGCGTTGACTTACCCTTCAGTTATTTTGGTAGTGTGTGTCAGCTGTATCTTATTTGTGTTCAATTACATTGTTCCTCAAATGAGTGGATTATTTGAAGGAATGAAAAACCTCCCTTTTTATACGCAGTTATTACTAGACGTAAGTGATTGGGTACAAAATTATCAAATCTATGTCGGAATTGCGCTAATTGGTTTTATTGCTTTCCTTTACTATCAACGCGAATCTGATAAAGCTAAGTTTGATCATCTCATTGCTAAAGCGCCGCTAGTTAAAAAAGTCGTGGTAATGGTTGAGCGTATTCGATTTAATGCGGCCATGTCTATGATGATGAATGCTGGGATTAGTGTTGATAAGGCAATTGAATTAGCCACCGAAAGTGTTGGTCATAGCGAGATACGCAGTGGCTTACAAAGTGCCGGTAATGCGATAAGAAAAGGTTCTGGATTAACTGAATCTCTTTCTAAAAGTGTCATCTATCCAGACTTCTATGTCTCTTTATTAGAAGTTGGAGAGGAAAGCGGGCAGTTATCTCCTGTATTTGACGAGATCGCAGAGCGTTCTAGAGATGACTTTCAAAGCTGGGCGACTAAATTTACATCTTTACTTGAGCCTCTTCTCATTCTAGTGATGGGCGGTATTGTTGGTGGGGTGGTTGTTGTTATGTTATTAAGTATTGTCTCTGTCAACGATATTAGTTTCTAA
- a CDS encoding sugar phosphorylase, with product MATVIEALQQKLTQQLDCIYQGIDIDMQTSELAAQLIEIMRITEYCQVVEPFANHWSEKDIIMITYGDSILKSNEAPLTTLAKFIDSYFNCINGVHILPFFPYSSDDGFAVIDYSSVNEGLGSWADISAIASKRRLMADLVINHCSSRSLWFENFIKGEGVGHDYFFCAQPDDDLSQVVRPRTSPLLRPTETANGLKHVWCTFSHDQVDFDFSNPKVLQEFVTIIRQYLDAGVNIFRLDAVAFLWKIVGSKSINLAQTHEVVRLLRTLIEHAQHDAVIITETNIPNTQNLTYFGNANEAHAIYNFSLPPLLINTLITGSCLYLKRWLMSMPPAQDGTTYFNFIASHDGVGLRPAEGLLEEEEIKTLVDTMEMFGGKISCRTTETGEQKPYEMNIALFDALQGTTKGKDTWGLQRFLCAHSIMLALEGIPGIYIHSLLGTRNDYEKLANTSHNRSINRHRWDFDQITAELSNHASEHAQVLTEMTKLINLRTQQVAFSPNATQFTLHLGLQLFGFWRQSRNRKQSIFCISNISDQVMDLPISELNLIITETWTDLISGQEITDLTETIALQPYQTVWISNC from the coding sequence ATGGCAACAGTGATTGAAGCGTTACAGCAAAAGCTAACTCAGCAGCTTGATTGTATCTATCAAGGCATTGATATTGATATGCAAACCAGCGAACTTGCTGCCCAGTTAATTGAAATAATGCGCATTACCGAATACTGCCAAGTGGTGGAGCCATTTGCTAATCATTGGTCTGAAAAAGATATCATTATGATTACTTACGGTGACAGTATTCTTAAATCTAACGAAGCGCCATTAACCACGTTAGCAAAATTTATTGATAGCTACTTTAACTGCATTAATGGCGTACACATATTACCGTTTTTTCCTTATAGCTCAGATGATGGTTTTGCGGTTATCGACTATTCAAGTGTCAACGAAGGTCTAGGCAGTTGGGCCGATATCAGTGCCATAGCAAGCAAAAGAAGATTAATGGCAGATTTAGTGATCAATCATTGTTCTAGCCGCAGCCTTTGGTTTGAAAACTTCATAAAAGGTGAGGGCGTTGGTCACGATTACTTTTTTTGCGCCCAGCCTGATGATGACTTATCCCAAGTTGTGCGCCCCAGAACCTCACCCCTATTAAGACCAACAGAAACCGCCAATGGCCTCAAACATGTTTGGTGTACCTTTAGCCATGATCAAGTGGATTTTGACTTTAGCAACCCTAAAGTATTGCAAGAATTTGTGACGATTATTCGCCAGTATTTAGATGCTGGGGTGAATATCTTTCGCTTAGATGCAGTAGCATTTTTATGGAAAATTGTTGGGAGTAAATCAATCAATTTAGCGCAAACTCACGAAGTAGTGCGCCTGCTGCGTACATTAATCGAACATGCACAGCATGATGCAGTCATCATTACTGAAACTAATATACCAAACACTCAAAACTTAACTTATTTTGGCAATGCCAACGAAGCCCATGCTATCTACAATTTTTCGTTGCCTCCCTTATTAATCAATACTCTTATTACAGGGAGCTGTTTATATTTAAAGCGTTGGCTAATGAGCATGCCGCCAGCACAAGACGGGACAACTTACTTTAACTTTATTGCCTCACACGATGGGGTGGGTTTACGCCCAGCTGAAGGTTTGTTAGAAGAGGAAGAAATCAAAACCCTTGTTGATACCATGGAAATGTTTGGCGGTAAAATCTCTTGTCGCACCACCGAAACCGGCGAGCAAAAGCCCTACGAGATGAACATTGCGCTATTTGATGCCTTGCAAGGCACGACAAAGGGAAAAGATACTTGGGGTTTACAACGGTTTTTATGTGCCCACAGCATCATGTTGGCACTAGAGGGAATACCCGGTATTTATATTCATAGTTTGCTTGGTACTCGTAATGACTATGAAAAACTGGCTAATACTTCCCACAACCGTTCTATTAATCGTCATCGATGGGATTTTGATCAAATAACCGCCGAGTTATCTAATCATGCCAGTGAACATGCGCAAGTATTAACTGAAATGACTAAGTTAATAAACCTGCGCACACAGCAAGTGGCATTTAGTCCCAATGCGACACAATTTACACTTCATTTAGGCTTGCAACTATTTGGCTTTTGGCGTCAAAGCCGTAATCGTAAACAAAGTATATTTTGCATCAGTAACATATCTGATCAGGTAATGGATTTACCTATAAGTGAACTGAATTTAATTATTACAGAAACCTGGACAGATCTAATATCCGGACAAGAAATTACCGACTTAACAGAAACCATTGCATTGCAACCTTACCAAACTGTGTGGATTAGTAATTGTTGA
- a CDS encoding DUF4136 domain-containing protein, with translation MKKLLVIISALALTACSSLKTSTDFDPAISFDQYKTFAWVEKKNDDATYHLDGLMDQRVRAAVNNELTQKGMTAADPESADLLVNYITKVDKKINVDTFNTSFGYNPYYGPRWGVGWGTGMQTQTTVREYDVGTLMIDLVDNKTDKLIWRGTVADTIRDKNTPAERVAIINEAIAAVMVNYPPKMDK, from the coding sequence ATGAAAAAGCTATTAGTGATTATTTCAGCACTTGCCTTAACGGCTTGTAGCTCGCTTAAAACCAGTACAGATTTTGACCCTGCAATCTCGTTTGACCAATACAAAACCTTTGCATGGGTAGAAAAGAAAAATGATGATGCAACTTATCACCTTGATGGCTTAATGGATCAACGTGTACGTGCCGCAGTGAATAATGAATTAACACAAAAAGGGATGACGGCTGCAGATCCCGAATCAGCGGATTTGCTAGTAAACTACATCACTAAAGTGGATAAAAAAATCAATGTTGATACTTTCAACACCAGTTTTGGTTATAACCCTTATTACGGCCCTCGTTGGGGCGTAGGTTGGGGAACTGGAATGCAAACCCAAACCACAGTGCGTGAATACGACGTTGGCACCTTAATGATTGACTTAGTCGATAACAAAACTGATAAGCTAATTTGGCGTGGTACCGTTGCTGATACAATTCGTGACAAAAATACACCAGCAGAACGCGTAGCCATTATTAATGAAGCCATTGCAGCTGTTATGGTTAATTATCCACCTAAAATGGATAAATAA